A region of the Oceanococcus sp. HetDA_MAG_MS8 genome:
CTAGGCATCGCTCTCGCATTATGGCTGGGCAGCATCCTGATCATTGGGCTTGCGACTTTGGCTCTACACCCGGTGCCATGGCTGGAGCAGCCGCTGAACATCCCAGCCATTTTTTGCGGCATGCAATACGGCATGCTCTCCAGTCTCCTGGGCCTGGGCATTTACTACGCCATTCGAGTCCAGCCCTATTTGCCTTGGAGCGATGTCACCCAGTCTGGGTGGAGCTGGCCCTGGGCCTTGGTGATCGGTCAAGCCCTATGGACGCTAGCCTTAGTAGGCTGGACTCAGCATTGGTGGGAGACACTAAACGAGCAGCAGGGCTTGTCCTGGCTGCTACATAGTTGGACGCACTGGGCGCAAGGATGGAGTTGGCTTGGTATTGGAACCATCGCTCTGGTATTGATTCTGGGCGCCCGTCTGCTGTTTCTTCCATGGCGGCAATGGCTTTACCACCGCTTTGGTGGGGCTGCTGGCTGGCCTTTACTTGGAATTGCGGCAGTCGGTTTTTTGTTTTCTCTGCGTTTACTCCTGGAGCATGCTCTGGACTACCGCGGCGCTGCCCCATGGTCCATGCAGCTCAGCGCCCACCTGCAAAACTGGGCGATCCCGCTACTCGCAGTCCTCATGCTCAGTGCCATGGTTCGTAGCCTTCCACCTGCAGCCTTGGTATGGGCACAACCAGGTTCCTGGCTGCTCGCCGGCTTGCGCTACCTGTACTGGCGCTACGTGCTGCGCAGCGCGTTGCTTATATGGATTCTCATCGGCAGTGGTTGGGCACAGCGCATGGCCGACTTTTGGCAGCTGAGTTTATTCGCGAAGCACTAAACTACGGCTTGGCAAAGATCTCCTCCGGCACACAGTCGTGAATCGTCCATCTTCAGACATCTGCGTTGAGGTCGCCTATGCGCTGCCCGAGCGGCAATGGCTGCTGGCTCTTGTGCTCGCAGAAGGCGCCACCGTGGCGGAGGCGATTCGCGCTAGCGGCTTGGAAAAGCAGGTACCGCAAGGACTACCGCGCCCGCTGCAAGTGGGCATCTGGGGCAAACCCTGCACACTCGACCAACGGCTGCGCTCTGGCGATCGCGTAGAGGTTTATCGCCCCCTCATCGCCGACCCCAAAGAGGCGCGGCGCCGACGCGCAAAAAACCGGCTCAACAAAAAGTGATTCAGACAGAGCCTGGGCCCAGGGCATCCTGGTTAAGCGGCGACCTCTGCAGGTGTCTCCTCAGCGGTGTCTGCCGTGTCTTCAATTCGGCTGACGACACCATCCGCAAAGTAAACAGTGATGCGCCTGTCGCGCAGCGTCTCTTCGCCGCGCGTGATCCGCAGAACGTAGTCCCAACGATGGGGGGTAATTTCACTGCGCAGCATAGGAGTACCAAGCAGGTATTCCACTTGCACCGGTGTCATGCCGGGCTGGAGTTGGGCGAGCTTTTCCTCTTGCACCACATTGCCCTGGTGGATTGTCACCCTAAAGGTCGAGCAGGCGGATAAGAGTAGGCTAAAGAGCAAAAGCAGTCGCATGGG
Encoded here:
- a CDS encoding RnfH family protein: MCVEVAYALPERQWLLALVLAEGATVAEAIRASGLEKQVPQGLPRPLQVGIWGKPCTLDQRLRSGDRVEVYRPLIADPKEARRRRAKNRLNKK
- a CDS encoding outer membrane protein assembly factor BamE — protein: MRLLLLFSLLLSACSTFRVTIHQGNVVQEEKLAQLQPGMTPVQVEYLLGTPMLRSEITPHRWDYVLRITRGEETLRDRRITVYFADGVVSRIEDTADTAEETPAEVAA